The Castanea sativa cultivar Marrone di Chiusa Pesio chromosome 11, ASM4071231v1 genome contains a region encoding:
- the LOC142616248 gene encoding aspartic proteinase NANA, chloroplast-like: MSLLWFLQSFLLFSSFLAFATANTDDDAAQFELFHRHAPQVYKNGTTLGPPKSQLERVKQLVHSDNARQQMISHRLMKSSSHRRKAFEFQDGNDNNNNYVHQLVDIPMRSAADTGAGQYFVSFRVGSPPQKFVLIADTGSDVTWMNCYYRPSPVCHRENCPNLGATRRIFHASRSPTFKTIPCVSDLCKYDLSGSFSLDYCPTALSPCQFEYSYADGSRALGIFANETVTVGLGLHKHRKKKLHNVLIGCSQINEGTVHAFDGVMGLGYSKHSFAVRVAEEFGYVFSYCLVDHLSPSNFANYLSFGHKSEVSKLHNMQYTKLILGVINPFYAVNVAGISIGGTMLKIPSEVWDIEGRGGVIIDSGTSLTALTELAYKPVIAALDPHLKNFQKLGIDIEELNYCFNATGFKESLVPKLAFHFADGAQFVPPVKSYIIDADDGVRCLGFTSIKWPGNSIIGNIMQQNHFWEFDLVGKKLGFAPSSCTMLKSKV, encoded by the exons ATGTCCCTCCTTTGGTTCTTGCAATCATTCTTATTATTTTCTAGTTTCTTAGCCTTTGCCACGGCTAATACCGATGATGATGCAGCCCAATTCGAGTTGTTCCATAGACATGCACCACAAGTCTACAAAAATGGAACCACATTAGGACCCCCAAAGAGCCAGCTTGAACGTGTAAAACAGCTTGTGCACAGCGACAATGCAAGGCAGCAAATGATATCACATAGGCTGATGAAGAGCAGCAGCCACAGGAGAAAGGCTTTTGAGTTTCAAGATGgcaatgataataataataattatgttcATCAGCTGGTTGATATTCCAATGAGATCAGCTGCTGATACAGGTGCAGGGCAGTACTTTGTATCGTTTAGAGTTGGAAGCCCTCCACAAAAGTTTGTACTAATAGCTGATACCGGTAGCGATGTCACCTGGATGAATTGCTATTACAGGCCTAGCCCTGTGTGTCACCGTGAAAATTGTCCCAATTTGGGTGCCACTAGGAGGATCTTCCATGCTTCTCGATCACCAACCTTTAAGACCATTCCTTGCGTTTCTGATTTGTGTAAATATGATCTCTCTGGATCTTTCTCTCTGGACTACTGTCCTACAGCATTATCACCCTGCCAATTCGAATACTC ATATGCAGATGGTTCAAGAGCTCTGGGGATCTTTGCCAATGAGACTGTTACAGTGGGGCTTGGGCTCCACAAGCACCGAAAGAAGAAACTTCACAATGTCTTGATTGGGTGTAGCCAAATAAATGAAGGGACTGTTCATGCATTTGATGGAGTCATGGGCTTAGGCTACAGCAAGCATTCTTTTGCCGTAAGGGTGGCAGAAGAGTTTGGATATGTGTTCTCATATTGTCTGGTTGATCACTTGAGCCCAAGTAACTTTGCCAACTACCTAAGCTTTGGCCACAAAagtgaagtttcaaaattgCATAACATGCAATACACAAAGCTCATCCTAGGAGTCATAAATCCATTTTATGCTGTGAATGTTGCTGGTATCTCAATAGGTGGGACAATGCTTAAAATCCCATCGGAAGTATGGGACATTGAAGGCCGTGGTGGAGTCATTATTGATTCTGGTACAAGCTTGACTGCTTTAACAGAACTTGCATACAAACCTGTCATTGCCGCTTTGGATCCCCACCTAaagaattttcaaaagttaGGCATCGACATTGAGGAATTGAACTATTGTTTTAATGCCACAGGATTTAAGGAGAGCCTTGTGCCAAAGTTGGCATTTCATTTTGCTGATGGGGCTCAGTTTGTGCCACCAGTTAAGAGTTATATTATTGATGCTGATGATGGTGTGAGGTGTCTTGGGTTCACTTCAATAAAATGGCCTGGCAACTCTATTATTGGTAACATTATGCAGCAGAATCATTTCTGGGAGTTTGATCTTGTTGGGAAGAAGTTAGGTTTTGCACCTTCATCCTGTACAATGCTTAAGTCCAAGGTTTAA
- the LOC142617087 gene encoding coproporphyrinogen-III oxidase 1, chloroplastic-like codes for MSPTTTASAIVSSSSSSSYFTLFPPTSASPKTKPITKLSFNFSKTQTRNLTLSTKTTTTTTTTIRSAVSIEKEIPETERPNTFLRESDDHDSPSSSSSTVRSRFEKMIREAQDSVCKAIEGADGGAKFKEDVWSRPGGGGGISRVLQDGAVWEKAGVNVSVVYGVMPPEAYRAASATAELKPGPVPFFAAGISSVLHPKNPFAPTLHFNYRYFETDAPKDAPGAPRQWWFGGGTDLTPAYIFEEDVKHFHSVQKSACDKFDPTFYPRFKKWCDDYFYIKHRGERRGLGGIFFDDLNDYDQEMLLSFATECANSVVPAYIPIIEKRKDTPFTDQHKAWQQLRRGRYVEFNLVYDRGTTFGLKTGGRIESILVSLPLTARWEYDHKPENGTEEWKLLDACINPKEWI; via the exons ATGTCACCTACAACAACAGCAAGCGCCATTgtctcatcctcatcttcatcctCCTATTTCACTCTTTTCCCTCCCACCTCAGCCTcacccaaaacaaaacccatcaccaaaCTCTCCTTCAATTTCTCCAAAACCCAAACCCGCAATCTCACTCTCTCcaccaaaacaacaacaacaacaacaacaacaattcgATCCGCAGTTTCCATCGAAAAAGAAATCCCAGAAACCGAACGACCCAACACATTCCTCCGCGAATCCGACGACCATGATTccccatcatcctcatcctccaCCGTCCGATCCCGGTTCGAGAAAATGATAAGGGAAGCACAGGACAGTGTGTGCAAAGCAATCGAAGGCGCCGATGGTGGAGCTAAGTTTAAGGAAGATGTGTGGTCGAGGCCTGGTGGCGGCGGAGGCATAAGTCGAGTTCTTCAAGACGGTGCCGTTTGGGAGAAAGCTGGGGTTAATGTTTCTGTCGTTTATGGGGTTATGCCACCGGAGGCTTATCGTGCCGCCTCCGCCACCGCCGAGCTGAAGCCGGGCCCCGTTCCGTTCTTTGCTGCCGGAATTAGCTCC GTGTTGCATCCAAAGAACCCATTTGCGCCCACATTGCATTTTAATTATCGATATTTTGAGACTGACGCTCCTAAAG ATGCTCCTGGAGCACCAAGACAGTGGTGGTTTGGTGGAGGAACCGATTTGACACCTGCGTACATCTTTGAAGAGGATGTTAAGCATTTCCATTCG GTTCAAAAAAGTGCTTGTGACAAATTTGATCCAACATTCTATCCTCGATTTAAGAAATGGTGCGATGATTATTTCTATATCAAG CACCGAGGTGAGAGGCGGGGGCTTGGGggaatattttttgatgatctAAATGACTATGACCAAGAGATGCTTCTATCCTTTGCCACTG AATGTGCCAATTCTGTGGTTCCTGCTTACATACCAAtcatagaaaaaagaaaggatacACCATTCACAGACCAGCACAAGGCATGGCAGCAATTGCGAAGAGGGCGTTATGTAGAATTCAATTTG GTTTATGATCGTGGTACAACATTTGGGCTAAAGACAGGAGGTCGAATTGAGAGTATTCTTGTTTCTCTCCCACTAACAGCTCGGTGGGAATATGACCAT AAACCAGAAAATGGAACTGAAGAGTGGAAATTATTAGATGCCTGCATCAATCCAAAGGAATGGATCTAA